Proteins found in one Triticum dicoccoides isolate Atlit2015 ecotype Zavitan unplaced genomic scaffold, WEW_v2.0 scaffold79301, whole genome shotgun sequence genomic segment:
- the LOC119347900 gene encoding photosystem II D2 protein-like, with amino-acid sequence MTIALGRIPKEENDLFDTMDDWLRRDRFVFVGWSGLLLFPCAYFALGGWFTGTTFVTSWYTHGLASSYLEGCNFLTAAVSTPANSLAHSLLLLWGPEAQGDFTHWCQLGGLWTFVALHGAFALIGFMLRQFELARSVQLRPYNAISFSGPIDVFVSVFLIYPLGQSGWFFAPSFGVAAIFRFILFFQGFHNWTLNPFHMMGVAGVLGAALLCAIHGATVENTLFEDGDGANTFRAFNPTQAEETYSMVTANRAYIRIHNRFSFVCRKCV; translated from the coding sequence ATGACTATAGCCCTTGGTAGAATTCCTAAAGAAGAAAATGATCTATTTGATACTATGGATGACTGGTTACGAAGGGACCGTTTCGTTTTTGTAGGATGGTCTGGCCTATTGCTCTTTCCTTGTGCTTATTTCGCTTTAGGGGGTTGGTTTACAGGGACAACTTTTGTAACTTCTTGGTATACCCATGGATTGGCTAGTTCCTATTTGGAAGGTTGTAATTTCTTAACCGCAGCAGTTTCTACCCCTGCCAATAGTTTAGCACACTCTTTGTTGCTACTATGGGGGCCCGAAGCACAAGGAGATTTTACTCATTGGTGTCAATTAGGCGGTCTATGGACTTTTGTAGCTCTCCACGGGGCTTTTGCACTAATAGGTTTCATGTTACGCCAATTTGAACTTGCTCGGTCTGTTCAATTGCGGCCTTATAATGCAATCTCATTCTCTGGTCCAATTGATGTTTTTGTTTCTGTATTCCTTATTTATCCACTGGGGCAATCTGGTTGGTTCTTTGCGCCGAGTTTTGGCGTAGCAGCGATATTTCGATTCATCCTTTTCTTTCAAGGATTTCATAATTGGACGTTGAACCCATTTCATATGATGGGAGTTGCCGGAGTATTAGGTGCGGCTCTGCTATGCGCTATTCATGGAGCGACCGTAGAAAACACTCTATTTGAGGACGGTGATGGTGCAAATACCTTCCGTGCTTTTAACCCAACTCAAGCTGAAGAAACTTATTCAATGGTCACTGCTAACCGCGCCTATATCCGCATCCATAACCGTTTTTCATTTGTGTGTAGAAAGTGTGTGTAG